The genomic DNA GCGCCTTGCGTCTGGTCGCCGATATAGACCGGGGCTGACTGACCGCCCTTGGCGCGCGTAACGGCGCGGCTGATACCGCCCAGCGTGTCGACATATTGGTCGATCGTGGTGATGCCGAGTTCGACGCTTTCGAGGTTCTGATAGGCGCAATCGACGGTCTTGAGCGTCGAAGAAAGCAATGCGGCCTGGCGCACCGGCGTGCCTTTGACCCCATAGGCATAGCCCTTCTGCCGCTCGAAACTGTCGGCCAGTTCGTCGGGATTGGTCCATGCGCCATTGTCGATCATCAGATTGACGTTAGCGCCGTATGCGCCCTCGGCATTGGAGAACACGCGCAGCGCAGCGGTCTCGATGTCGCAGCCATGTTCGGCCTGATGCGACAGGCTGTGGCGGCGAATGAAGTTCAGCTCCACCGGCTCGTCGGCTTGGGCGGCAAGCAGCGCTGCCTCTGCCATCATCCTGGTTTGCAGCGGTAGCAGGTCGCGGAAAACGCCCGAGAGGGTGACGACCACGTCGATGCGCGGACGCCCGAGTTCTTCGAGACTGACCAGCTCCGCCCCGGCAAGCCGATTATAGCTGTCGAAGCGCGGCCGCGCGCCCATCAGCGCCATCGCCTGCGCGATCTGCGCGCCTTCGCTCTTCAGATTATCGGTGCCCCACAACACCATCGCCACCGTCTCGGGGATATGGCCGGAGTCGGCGAGACTGCGGTCGATCAGGCGCTGCGCCTGAGCGGCACCATCTTTCACGGCGTAGGCGGAGGGCAGGCGGAACGGGTCGAAGCCGTGGATGTTGCGCCCGGTCGGCAGGATCTCGGGCGAGCGCAGCAAGTCGCCGCCCGTGACCGGCTGGATATATTGCGCGTTCAACGCGCGGACGATGCCGTCGATCTCGCCGTTCGCGGACAGCGCCGTGTTCAGCGACGCCATTTCCTTGAGCAATGGCGTATCGAGCTTGATCGTGCCCTCGACGATGCCCTCGATCGTATCGACCGACAGCAATTCGCCGCGCGCGCTGGCCGATGCGGCGATCATGTTGACGCGCTCCTCGCGCGTCGCCGCGGCTCCGGCGACGTGGAGCCCTTGCGGGATCAACTCGCGTTCGATCTCGTAGAGTTTCGCCGCAAGCGCGGTGATGTCGCTGCCGTCGAGATCGAGCGCGGTCGCCTGATCACCGATCAGCTCGGCGAGATCGGCCAGTTCGTCGCTGCCCGGTTCGGCCTGACGCCAGCGATCGACCGACGCTTTCAGGTTGGCGAGCCCCTTGTAGACGCCCGAATTGGTCAGTGCCGGGGTCAAATAGCTGACCAGCGTCGCGCCCGAGCGGCGCTTGGCGAGCACGCCTTCCGACGGATTGTTCGCGGCGTAGAGATAGATGTTGGGCAGATCGCCGATCAGCCGGTCAGGCCAGCATTCAGCGGTCAGGCCGGTCTGCTTGCCGGGCATGAATTCGAGGCTGCCATGCGTCCCGAAGTGCAGCACGGCGTGGGCGCGGAAGTCTTCTTTCAGCCAGCGATAGAAGGCGGCGAAGGCATGCGTCGGGGCAAAACGGCCCTCGAACAGCAGCCGCATCGGATCGCCTTCATAACCCAGCGCTGGCTGGATGCCGACGAAGACGTTGCCGAATTGCGCGCCGAGGATCTGCACCGACTTGCCGTCCGATTGCAGCTTGCCGGGGGCGGGGCCCCAAGCGGCTTCGATTTCTTTCAGCCACTTCTCGCGGGCCACGATCGTGTCGGCGCTGACCCGGGCATGGACATTGGCTTCGGTGCCGAAGCGTGCCGCATTGCCGCCGAGGATGCGCTCGCGCACCGCGTCGGCGGAAGCCGGGACGTCGACAGTATAGCCTTCGCGGTCGAGCCGCTGGAGCGTCGAGTAGAGCGACTCGAACACCGCGAGGAATTGCGCCGTGCCCGCCGCACCGGCGTTCGGCGGGAAGTTGAACAGCACGGCCGCGATGCGCTTCTCGGCATTGGCGGCGCGGCGCAGTTCGACGATCTTCACTACGCGCGCGGCCAGCATTTCGGCGCGCTCGGCGCAGGTCTGCATCGCGCGTACCTGGCCCGCTGCGGGGAAGGTGCAGCCGCGCTCGCAACCGGTGCACGGCGTATGCGAGCCGTCCGAGCGTCCGCCGAACACCATCGGTACGGTGCCGCCGTCCAGCTCGGGGATCGCGATCATCATCGTCGATTCGAGCGGCAACAGCCCCTGCCGGTTCGCGCCCCACGCCTGTAGCGTCTGGAACTCGACCGGATGTGCGGCTATATAGGGCCGGTCGAGCTTGCTCAGCACGGCCTCGGCGGCGGCGGTGTCGTTATAGGCCGGGCCACCGACCAGGCTGAAGCCGGTCAGGTTGACGACCGCATCGACCGTGGCGACGCCGTTCTTGATGAACAATTCGTCGATTGCCGGGCGGCCGTCGAGCCCGCCGGCGAACGCCGGGATCACGTCCAGGCCGCGCGCTTCCATCGCGGCGATCACGCCATCGTAATGCGCGGTGTCCTTTGCCAGGACATACGAGCGCAACATCAGCAGCCCGACCGTCCCCTTGGGGTCGCGGCGGCGCGGCAGCTCGGTCACGGTGCGCGCCATGCGGTGCGCCAACGCCGGGTGATACACGCCGACGTCGGGATAATCGCGCGGAGCATCCGCCTTCATCGTGCCGCGCAGCGCGCGGCGTTCGCCGGCGGCATAACGGTCGACCAGCGCGCGGATCATGTCGACGACGTTGTCGTCCGACGCTGCGAGCCAATATTGCATCGTCAGGAAATAGGCCCGCACGTCCTGCGCGGTGCCGGGCACGAACTTCAGCAGCTTGGGCAAGCGCCGAAGCACCGCCATCTGCCCTGCGCCCGAGCTTGCTCCGGCCTTGTTGGTGCCGCGCATCTTCTTGATGATCGACAGCAGCCCGGTAGCGGGCTTGTCCATCCGATAATCGCCCATCCGCGTCAGCTTGACGATGTCGCCTGCCGACATCAGTCCGATCATCGCGTCGCACTCGTTCTGGCGCGCGGTGAGCTGCGGCAGGACGGCGCGGATATGGTCCTCGAGGAACAGCATCGTCATCAGGATGATGTCGCCGCGTGCGATG from Sphingomonas radiodurans includes the following:
- a CDS encoding magnesium chelatase subunit H, which codes for MPASSAIPAPHVPVRVVIITLDNHLSGAVMRAQEHFARTYPGVTIGFHAAADWEEKDGALDAARADIARGDIILMTMLFLEDHIRAVLPQLTARQNECDAMIGLMSAGDIVKLTRMGDYRMDKPATGLLSIIKKMRGTNKAGASSGAGQMAVLRRLPKLLKFVPGTAQDVRAYFLTMQYWLAASDDNVVDMIRALVDRYAAGERRALRGTMKADAPRDYPDVGVYHPALAHRMARTVTELPRRRDPKGTVGLLMLRSYVLAKDTAHYDGVIAAMEARGLDVIPAFAGGLDGRPAIDELFIKNGVATVDAVVNLTGFSLVGGPAYNDTAAAEAVLSKLDRPYIAAHPVEFQTLQAWGANRQGLLPLESTMMIAIPELDGGTVPMVFGGRSDGSHTPCTGCERGCTFPAAGQVRAMQTCAERAEMLAARVVKIVELRRAANAEKRIAAVLFNFPPNAGAAGTAQFLAVFESLYSTLQRLDREGYTVDVPASADAVRERILGGNAARFGTEANVHARVSADTIVAREKWLKEIEAAWGPAPGKLQSDGKSVQILGAQFGNVFVGIQPALGYEGDPMRLLFEGRFAPTHAFAAFYRWLKEDFRAHAVLHFGTHGSLEFMPGKQTGLTAECWPDRLIGDLPNIYLYAANNPSEGVLAKRRSGATLVSYLTPALTNSGVYKGLANLKASVDRWRQAEPGSDELADLAELIGDQATALDLDGSDITALAAKLYEIERELIPQGLHVAGAAATREERVNMIAASASARGELLSVDTIEGIVEGTIKLDTPLLKEMASLNTALSANGEIDGIVRALNAQYIQPVTGGDLLRSPEILPTGRNIHGFDPFRLPSAYAVKDGAAQAQRLIDRSLADSGHIPETVAMVLWGTDNLKSEGAQIAQAMALMGARPRFDSYNRLAGAELVSLEELGRPRIDVVVTLSGVFRDLLPLQTRMMAEAALLAAQADEPVELNFIRRHSLSHQAEHGCDIETAALRVFSNAEGAYGANVNLMIDNGAWTNPDELADSFERQKGYAYGVKGTPVRQAALLSSTLKTVDCAYQNLESVELGITTIDQYVDTLGGISRAVTRAKGGQSAPVYIGDQTQGAGKVRSLQEQVALETRTRILNPVWTEGLLRHGYEGVRQIEGSVTTTMGWSATTGEVDPWVYQRIGETYVLDAEMRERIAALNPRAAARVANRLIEASDRNYWQPDAATLAALHAASDELEDRLEGITAVAA